One part of the Pristis pectinata isolate sPriPec2 chromosome 17, sPriPec2.1.pri, whole genome shotgun sequence genome encodes these proteins:
- the LOC127579632 gene encoding RNA-binding protein EWS-like isoform X2 — protein sequence MASTDYSTYTQAAAQQGYGTYAAQPAQAYGQTTQAYAQQSYGTYTQPTDTTYTQAQTTAAYGQTAYATAYGQPQTVGYSAPIAPQAYSQPVQAYSTTGYDSTGTPQATYGQQPTYGQQPTYAAYGQHTATTVAPTRAQDTTKQDDYSQPSTGYAQSNVGYSQTNYGYPQMSVHGTYPLQPPSAPPSFPPTSYSSTTQPTAYDQSSYSQQASYGQQGSSYAPPPPPTGGYSQQQPPTGFGQQSSYGQQTDYSQQSQYSTYRQEQPSTNNMSGYGQDQGSYGTSTSSSENRSRSRGSYDQGSRGSSYSRGGRSGRGGMGGVDRGGFSKPGVTAVEETPESEPVTAAEPPPPPPAPAPAPTPTPAPTPTPAQQEDVENDTIYVQGLGENITPERLLDFFKQTGAIKINKRTGQPMINIFIDKETGKPKGEATVSYDDPPAAKAALEWFDGKEFDSNPIKVTMAKKKQPPQPQPQLQQPPPPLSFNNMRGNVPLRDGRGGGLPGRGGENLHYRPGPMGRGGGGFGGRGGPRGRGGPSGGNTQQRAGDWRCPNPTCGNSNFAWRTECNQCKAPKPDGPLPPPFPPGDRGRGGPMIRGGRGMDRGGFRGGRGGDRGGFRGGRGGDRGGFRGGRGMLGGPPMGELMGFRGGRGGPGKMDRKGDRRQDRRERPY from the exons ATTATAGTACCTATACTCAAGCTGCAGCTCAGCAAGG GTATGGAACCTATGCAGCTCAGCCTGCCCAAGCATATGGACAGACAACCCAA GCATATGCACAGCAGAGTTATGGAACCTATACTCAGCCTACTGATACAACATACACTCAAGCGCAAACAACTGCAGCATATGGACAGACAGCATATGCTACTGCATATGGGCAACCTCAGACTG TAGGTTATAGTGCACCCATTGCACCTCAGGCTTACAGCCAACCTGTGCAGGCTTATAGTACAACTGGGTATGACAGCACTGGTACTCCTCAAGCTACATACGGTCAACAGCCAACCTATGGTCAGCAACCCACCTATGCTGCATATGGGCAGCACACAGCGACAACTGTTGCACCTACCAG AGCACAAGATACGACTAAGCAAGATGATTACAGCCAACCGAGTACTGGGTATGCGCAATCCAATGTAGGATACAGCCAGACAAATTATGGATACCCTCAAATGAGTGTTCATGGGACTTATCCTCTTCAGCCTCCCAGTGCTCCCCCATCTTTTCCTCCTACAAG TTACAGTAGCACCACTCAGCCTACTGCCTATGATCAGAGTTCTTACAGCCAGCAGGCAAGTTATGGACAACAGGGGAGTAGCTatgcaccaccaccccccccaactggAGGATACAGCCAGCAGCAACCACCTACAGGGTTTGGCCAGCAGTCTAGCTATGGACAGCAAACAGACTATAGCCAACAAAGCCAGTACA GTACCTATAGGCAGGAGCAACCATCCACTAATAACATGAGTGGGTATGGACAAGACCAGGGTAGCTATGGAACCTCAACCAGTAGCTCTGAAAACCGGAGCAGAAGTCGTGGAAGCTATGATCAAGGAAGCAGAGGAAGTAGTTACAGTAGAGGTGGTCGGAGTGGACGAGGTGGCATGGG CGGTGTCGACCGGGGTGGCTTCAGTAAGCCTGGTG TAACAGCTGTAGAAGAAACTCCGGAGTCTGAACCAG ttacaGCAGctgaaccaccaccaccacctcccgcTCCAGCTCCGGCCCCAACCCCAACACCAGCCCCAACTCCGACTCCAGCCCAGCAGGAAGATGTGGAGAATGATACTATTTATGTGCAAGGTTTGGGGGAAAATATAACTCCAGAAAGGCTTTTGGATTTCTTCAAGCAAACTGGTGCTATAAAG ATCAACAAACGAACTGGACAGCCTATGATCAACATATTCATTGACAAAGAGACTGGAAAACCCAAAGGTGAAGCCACTGTGTCATACGATGACCCTCCTGCTGCCAAGGCTGCTCTGGAATGGTTTGATG GCAAAGAATTTGACTCAAACCCAATCAAGGTTACTATGGCCAAAAAGAAGCAGCCACCTCAGCCCCAACCCCAGCTCCAgcagccaccaccaccactgtCCTTTAACAATATGCGAGGTAATGTTCCCCTCCGtgatggcagaggtggtgggcTTCCTGGTCGAGGAGGTGAGAATCTACATTACAGACCAG GACCTATGGGCCGTGGTGGAGGAGGATTTGGTGGACGAGGTGGTCCACGTGGCCGTGGTGGACCTTCTGGGGGAAATACACAGCAAAGAGCTGGTGACTGGCGATGTCCTAACCC AACTTGTGGAAATTCTAACTTTGCCTGGCGAACTGAATGTAACCAGTGTAAGGCTCCAAAGCCAGATGGCCCTCTCCCACCACCATTCCCTCCAG GTGATCGTGGTAGAGGTGGCCCCATGATACGTGGTGGCCGTGGTATGGATCGTGGGGGTTTCAGAGGAGGCAGAGGTGGGGACCGTGGTGGCTTCCGAGGAGGACGTGGTGGTGATCGAGGTGGCTTTAGAGGTGGAAGAGGAATGCTTGGAGGTCCCCCAATGGGAGAACTAATGGGTTTCAGAGGTGGACGTGGTGGACCAGGAAAAATGGATAGGAA GGGTGATCGTCGTCAGGACCGTCGGGAGAGACCATATTGA
- the LOC127579632 gene encoding RNA-binding protein EWS-like isoform X1: MASTDYSTYTQAAAQQGYGTYAAQPAQAYGQTTQAYAQQSYGTYTQPTDTTYTQAQTTAAYGQTAYATAYGQPQTDGTSAGYSAPIAPQAYSQPVQAYSTTGYDSTGTPQATYGQQPTYGQQPTYAAYGQHTATTVAPTRAQDTTKQDDYSQPSTGYAQSNVGYSQTNYGYPQMSVHGTYPLQPPSAPPSFPPTSYSSTTQPTAYDQSSYSQQASYGQQGSSYAPPPPPTGGYSQQQPPTGFGQQSSYGQQTDYSQQSQYSTYRQEQPSTNNMSGYGQDQGSYGTSTSSSENRSRSRGSYDQGSRGSSYSRGGRSGRGGMGGVDRGGFSKPGVTAVEETPESEPVTAAEPPPPPPAPAPAPTPTPAPTPTPAQQEDVENDTIYVQGLGENITPERLLDFFKQTGAIKINKRTGQPMINIFIDKETGKPKGEATVSYDDPPAAKAALEWFDGKEFDSNPIKVTMAKKKQPPQPQPQLQQPPPPLSFNNMRGNVPLRDGRGGGLPGRGGENLHYRPGPMGRGGGGFGGRGGPRGRGGPSGGNTQQRAGDWRCPNPTCGNSNFAWRTECNQCKAPKPDGPLPPPFPPGDRGRGGPMIRGGRGMDRGGFRGGRGGDRGGFRGGRGGDRGGFRGGRGMLGGPPMGELMGFRGGRGGPGKMDRKGDRRQDRRERPY, encoded by the exons ATTATAGTACCTATACTCAAGCTGCAGCTCAGCAAGG GTATGGAACCTATGCAGCTCAGCCTGCCCAAGCATATGGACAGACAACCCAA GCATATGCACAGCAGAGTTATGGAACCTATACTCAGCCTACTGATACAACATACACTCAAGCGCAAACAACTGCAGCATATGGACAGACAGCATATGCTACTGCATATGGGCAACCTCAGACTG ATGGGACAAGTGCAG GTTATAGTGCACCCATTGCACCTCAGGCTTACAGCCAACCTGTGCAGGCTTATAGTACAACTGGGTATGACAGCACTGGTACTCCTCAAGCTACATACGGTCAACAGCCAACCTATGGTCAGCAACCCACCTATGCTGCATATGGGCAGCACACAGCGACAACTGTTGCACCTACCAG AGCACAAGATACGACTAAGCAAGATGATTACAGCCAACCGAGTACTGGGTATGCGCAATCCAATGTAGGATACAGCCAGACAAATTATGGATACCCTCAAATGAGTGTTCATGGGACTTATCCTCTTCAGCCTCCCAGTGCTCCCCCATCTTTTCCTCCTACAAG TTACAGTAGCACCACTCAGCCTACTGCCTATGATCAGAGTTCTTACAGCCAGCAGGCAAGTTATGGACAACAGGGGAGTAGCTatgcaccaccaccccccccaactggAGGATACAGCCAGCAGCAACCACCTACAGGGTTTGGCCAGCAGTCTAGCTATGGACAGCAAACAGACTATAGCCAACAAAGCCAGTACA GTACCTATAGGCAGGAGCAACCATCCACTAATAACATGAGTGGGTATGGACAAGACCAGGGTAGCTATGGAACCTCAACCAGTAGCTCTGAAAACCGGAGCAGAAGTCGTGGAAGCTATGATCAAGGAAGCAGAGGAAGTAGTTACAGTAGAGGTGGTCGGAGTGGACGAGGTGGCATGGG CGGTGTCGACCGGGGTGGCTTCAGTAAGCCTGGTG TAACAGCTGTAGAAGAAACTCCGGAGTCTGAACCAG ttacaGCAGctgaaccaccaccaccacctcccgcTCCAGCTCCGGCCCCAACCCCAACACCAGCCCCAACTCCGACTCCAGCCCAGCAGGAAGATGTGGAGAATGATACTATTTATGTGCAAGGTTTGGGGGAAAATATAACTCCAGAAAGGCTTTTGGATTTCTTCAAGCAAACTGGTGCTATAAAG ATCAACAAACGAACTGGACAGCCTATGATCAACATATTCATTGACAAAGAGACTGGAAAACCCAAAGGTGAAGCCACTGTGTCATACGATGACCCTCCTGCTGCCAAGGCTGCTCTGGAATGGTTTGATG GCAAAGAATTTGACTCAAACCCAATCAAGGTTACTATGGCCAAAAAGAAGCAGCCACCTCAGCCCCAACCCCAGCTCCAgcagccaccaccaccactgtCCTTTAACAATATGCGAGGTAATGTTCCCCTCCGtgatggcagaggtggtgggcTTCCTGGTCGAGGAGGTGAGAATCTACATTACAGACCAG GACCTATGGGCCGTGGTGGAGGAGGATTTGGTGGACGAGGTGGTCCACGTGGCCGTGGTGGACCTTCTGGGGGAAATACACAGCAAAGAGCTGGTGACTGGCGATGTCCTAACCC AACTTGTGGAAATTCTAACTTTGCCTGGCGAACTGAATGTAACCAGTGTAAGGCTCCAAAGCCAGATGGCCCTCTCCCACCACCATTCCCTCCAG GTGATCGTGGTAGAGGTGGCCCCATGATACGTGGTGGCCGTGGTATGGATCGTGGGGGTTTCAGAGGAGGCAGAGGTGGGGACCGTGGTGGCTTCCGAGGAGGACGTGGTGGTGATCGAGGTGGCTTTAGAGGTGGAAGAGGAATGCTTGGAGGTCCCCCAATGGGAGAACTAATGGGTTTCAGAGGTGGACGTGGTGGACCAGGAAAAATGGATAGGAA GGGTGATCGTCGTCAGGACCGTCGGGAGAGACCATATTGA
- the LOC127579632 gene encoding RNA-binding protein EWS-like isoform X3 yields the protein MASTDYSTYTQAAAQQGYGTYAAQPAQAYGQTTQAYAQQSYGTYTQPTDTTYTQAQTTAAYGQTAYATAYGQPQTGYSAPIAPQAYSQPVQAYSTTGYDSTGTPQATYGQQPTYGQQPTYAAYGQHTATTVAPTRAQDTTKQDDYSQPSTGYAQSNVGYSQTNYGYPQMSVHGTYPLQPPSAPPSFPPTSYSSTTQPTAYDQSSYSQQASYGQQGSSYAPPPPPTGGYSQQQPPTGFGQQSSYGQQTDYSQQSQYSTYRQEQPSTNNMSGYGQDQGSYGTSTSSSENRSRSRGSYDQGSRGSSYSRGGRSGRGGMGGVDRGGFSKPGVTAVEETPESEPVTAAEPPPPPPAPAPAPTPTPAPTPTPAQQEDVENDTIYVQGLGENITPERLLDFFKQTGAIKINKRTGQPMINIFIDKETGKPKGEATVSYDDPPAAKAALEWFDGKEFDSNPIKVTMAKKKQPPQPQPQLQQPPPPLSFNNMRGNVPLRDGRGGGLPGRGGENLHYRPGPMGRGGGGFGGRGGPRGRGGPSGGNTQQRAGDWRCPNPTCGNSNFAWRTECNQCKAPKPDGPLPPPFPPGDRGRGGPMIRGGRGMDRGGFRGGRGGDRGGFRGGRGGDRGGFRGGRGMLGGPPMGELMGFRGGRGGPGKMDRKGDRRQDRRERPY from the exons ATTATAGTACCTATACTCAAGCTGCAGCTCAGCAAGG GTATGGAACCTATGCAGCTCAGCCTGCCCAAGCATATGGACAGACAACCCAA GCATATGCACAGCAGAGTTATGGAACCTATACTCAGCCTACTGATACAACATACACTCAAGCGCAAACAACTGCAGCATATGGACAGACAGCATATGCTACTGCATATGGGCAACCTCAGACTG GTTATAGTGCACCCATTGCACCTCAGGCTTACAGCCAACCTGTGCAGGCTTATAGTACAACTGGGTATGACAGCACTGGTACTCCTCAAGCTACATACGGTCAACAGCCAACCTATGGTCAGCAACCCACCTATGCTGCATATGGGCAGCACACAGCGACAACTGTTGCACCTACCAG AGCACAAGATACGACTAAGCAAGATGATTACAGCCAACCGAGTACTGGGTATGCGCAATCCAATGTAGGATACAGCCAGACAAATTATGGATACCCTCAAATGAGTGTTCATGGGACTTATCCTCTTCAGCCTCCCAGTGCTCCCCCATCTTTTCCTCCTACAAG TTACAGTAGCACCACTCAGCCTACTGCCTATGATCAGAGTTCTTACAGCCAGCAGGCAAGTTATGGACAACAGGGGAGTAGCTatgcaccaccaccccccccaactggAGGATACAGCCAGCAGCAACCACCTACAGGGTTTGGCCAGCAGTCTAGCTATGGACAGCAAACAGACTATAGCCAACAAAGCCAGTACA GTACCTATAGGCAGGAGCAACCATCCACTAATAACATGAGTGGGTATGGACAAGACCAGGGTAGCTATGGAACCTCAACCAGTAGCTCTGAAAACCGGAGCAGAAGTCGTGGAAGCTATGATCAAGGAAGCAGAGGAAGTAGTTACAGTAGAGGTGGTCGGAGTGGACGAGGTGGCATGGG CGGTGTCGACCGGGGTGGCTTCAGTAAGCCTGGTG TAACAGCTGTAGAAGAAACTCCGGAGTCTGAACCAG ttacaGCAGctgaaccaccaccaccacctcccgcTCCAGCTCCGGCCCCAACCCCAACACCAGCCCCAACTCCGACTCCAGCCCAGCAGGAAGATGTGGAGAATGATACTATTTATGTGCAAGGTTTGGGGGAAAATATAACTCCAGAAAGGCTTTTGGATTTCTTCAAGCAAACTGGTGCTATAAAG ATCAACAAACGAACTGGACAGCCTATGATCAACATATTCATTGACAAAGAGACTGGAAAACCCAAAGGTGAAGCCACTGTGTCATACGATGACCCTCCTGCTGCCAAGGCTGCTCTGGAATGGTTTGATG GCAAAGAATTTGACTCAAACCCAATCAAGGTTACTATGGCCAAAAAGAAGCAGCCACCTCAGCCCCAACCCCAGCTCCAgcagccaccaccaccactgtCCTTTAACAATATGCGAGGTAATGTTCCCCTCCGtgatggcagaggtggtgggcTTCCTGGTCGAGGAGGTGAGAATCTACATTACAGACCAG GACCTATGGGCCGTGGTGGAGGAGGATTTGGTGGACGAGGTGGTCCACGTGGCCGTGGTGGACCTTCTGGGGGAAATACACAGCAAAGAGCTGGTGACTGGCGATGTCCTAACCC AACTTGTGGAAATTCTAACTTTGCCTGGCGAACTGAATGTAACCAGTGTAAGGCTCCAAAGCCAGATGGCCCTCTCCCACCACCATTCCCTCCAG GTGATCGTGGTAGAGGTGGCCCCATGATACGTGGTGGCCGTGGTATGGATCGTGGGGGTTTCAGAGGAGGCAGAGGTGGGGACCGTGGTGGCTTCCGAGGAGGACGTGGTGGTGATCGAGGTGGCTTTAGAGGTGGAAGAGGAATGCTTGGAGGTCCCCCAATGGGAGAACTAATGGGTTTCAGAGGTGGACGTGGTGGACCAGGAAAAATGGATAGGAA GGGTGATCGTCGTCAGGACCGTCGGGAGAGACCATATTGA